Genomic DNA from Magnolia sinica isolate HGM2019 chromosome 4, MsV1, whole genome shotgun sequence:
gagtagccaatccgtttccgtcacatcggttcacttggacagtccgatCAATGGATCTGAACTACCCGTTAAATTTAAAATACATTGCATGGGTTACCATGGACACAATTACATTGACCAGATGATCCAACTATCCTTGATTTGGTCTtgttttctatagccatccttttccCAGGCCATGGAGGGGATGGTAGCCATTGCCTAAGAAAGGTTGTTCTTTAAAATCATTGAAAGCAGCCCATCAGCTTCCTGACAAATTGATGGATGAAACTGTTGATTAAacttatttttgtgtaaatgatcttgatcaTCTAGGTTTAAGCCACTAATCAGAAGGTTAATATTTGTAAGATTAGTGTAATATTTTCATGGTAGCTCATGAAAAAGTtgcgttggacctaatgaacaatctatagatcaatggattggatgggatgtGTAAATATGCGTTGGAGCCCAACGGgccaacccagcccattgacaaccctactgGCAACGGTCCAATCAATCAATATTAACCGTCCAATTAAATCAGAACACTTTCCATTTGCTATGATAAAAAAATCATAGTGATCAGAAGATTTAATCCATCCTTggtttggccctttttttttaagcCATCCTTTTTGTAAACAATGGATGGGATGGTCACTTTTGCCTAAGAAAAGTGACTCTTCAGAAACATAAGCAATTCATGATGGTCCCTGACAAATAAATGGATTAAAATGTTGATTGGAACTATTTTTCTGTACATAATTTTGGCcatccatttataaggtcatgatTGATCGAATGGTTAATATGCGTCTGATCAGATCTGATGTTTTCCAGGTTTGCCCATGAAATTGtcattggacctaatgaacagtctggatcaatggattggactaagtgtcccaatgcaattaCTGGCACTATAACTTGTACTAGTCTGGGAGCAGTGGATCATTTCTCCAACACACGCAATAGAAATCACCACTCAAGCACCACTCGATGCGCAAAAACCTAGACATGCTTTCCGGAGTGATATATTAATTCGATTTCAAATCTGAGCCATGTCTGACCTAGAGGCCTCAATTAGCGGCCCATGCCCACCCATAATACTGGACAGAAGGGGCCAACTTGACCCGTTCTCGTCTGTGGTTGCGTTAATGTTTGGGGTTTGAAGCTGTGGAGAGTAGAATCAGCATTCATCTTTCAACAACCATCGGTATTCATGGTAGTTACAGTCTTTAAGGTTAAGTCGTCAAGATCAACGGTGGGCCTGCCCGAATAACTTACAGTTAATGAGTCACATGGGtggaggcccaccatgaagtgcGACCATTGAAACTAGACATCAAAGGTTTATTTGGATTGGAAATTTTAGTCATTGAAAGGGAAGTTTTAGCTGTAGTACAGACAAGACTACCAGATGTACGTATTGATAATTGAGTGTAAGGCTCAAGATGTGCATTTGTATTGATAATTgcattatatatattgtattggatttccttttttttttttttttttttcagaaagtgACATCCAAACAGTGTTCGAGAAACAAAAAGGACGTTGTCATCCAAACCCGAGTTTCCAAACCAGGCGGGTCAACCCAGGACTCGGCCCAGTCAATCTAACCTGATCATTGGTCTGGGAAAATACACCCGGTTTCTAGGTAAGACAAATCCAGATTTCCAAGaagctttttgttttttttcaaaggTGGGCTTTGCCACAATAATTCATTCAACAAAGCATGCACAACCTTTCGGGTGGGCCCTTACAAAAAGAACTGGGGCCACCGAttgtaaaaatataaaaaaaaaatgggacACCTATCAACAGACACCACTTTTAAGCTTTACAAATTCACACGGGTCTCTCTAACCACCTCTAACCCGACTTTGTCTAAGAATAAAAGGCCATGAATGCGGGGAGGGAGATCCCGAATGTGAGAGATCACAAAAAAAGCTTGGCTGTTGCTAGCCTCCCTAGCCATTCCGTCAGCCGGGGCATTCCCTTCCCTAGGGATAACCGAGAAGACAAACACCGCATTCCGCTCCAATCTCTTGATCCTAGATACCCATGGCCTCCATTTCCAAGGGGTGGTCGAATTTCCAGACAGCAGGCTCGCCGCAACCTTGGAATCTGTTTCGAcaacaatttttgaaaaacctTTTTCCAGACAAAGAACAACACCATCGTAAATAGCCCGAAGCTCCGCTTTGTTGTTCGAACCAACCCCGTAGGTAGTCGAGAAAGCAAAAACAAAACTGCCATCATCCCTTCTACAAATCCTGCCACCTCTAGATAAGCCCGGGTTGCCACGCGCCGAACCATCCACATTTAGTTTCACCCAACCAGTAGCCGGCTTAGCCCAGTAAATAGTCTGCGTAATGGAGCCTGCATGGGGTGAGACCGAGTAACAAAGCCAGCCACGCCCAAAAGCTAGAGGCAGTCCCGATGGTCCCCCCAAGATGTGCATAGCCCACCATTTGATCCTAACAATGGATTGGATAGCAGACATTGGGCGATTCTCCTTCCTCACACCATTTCCAGTACACCAAAGCTCCCAGAGGATAAGAATTGGGATGACCCTCCTGATAGGGGCTGACGCCGCACCCTGGGCCGCAACATTTTTCCATTGCGCCAGCCTATCTTCCACCGAAAGATGATGGAGGAGGGAAACCCCACAAAGCGGACTGAAATGGGACCAGATCTGAGATGCAATTTGTCCAAGGAAGAATAGGTGCTTGATGGATTCCTGACTTGGCTTAGAAATGTTTGCATCAGCACAACAGGAGCAAATAGACGCTAAATAAATACCTTTTTTCTGCACTCTGTCATCGACGGGAATGGCCCCTTGCAACACCCTCCAAAGAAATAGGGACATCTTTGGAGGCATTTTGCTGTACCAGATCCAATTGAACCACCATCTACCCGGAGCCGGTTCTCTTAAGAGCTCCCATGCTGATTTTGTCGAAAAAGAGCCAGTGGGATCATGCGGCCAGAACACGTCGGGCCTGTCATCAGTTATAGCAAAGCCTCCCTGGAATATGAAGTTGAGAGAGTCCTGGGGTAAGTATAAAGGAACAAAGGAGGGGGCCATGGGACCAGAAGGCCCAATGAAATCCTTGACCTGGAGGGACTGAAGTGAACTCGGAATGGGGTTGATAGCTATCTGCTGGAGAGGTCCAAGACCCGTCCAGTTTTTAGACCATAAGTTCAGTGTACCCGATCCCACCTGCTACTGGGCGTTCCTGGCGATAATCGGAAGGACGTTTCTGATCTCTTTCCAATAAGGGGGAGCGTGATTGGATGTTCTGATTGCAAGTGCATCCTCCAAATCACCCCGATATATGGTGCGCATGTGGGCCACCCAAGGGCCCTCTTTGTCCCCATACTTAACATTCCAAGCCATCTTCATATGAAGAGTAGACAACACATCTTTCAGATTTCTAACCCCAAGGCCACCCTCCTCAATTGGCCTAGCAATCTTACTCCATGCAATCCAATGGCATTTCCTTTTTCCCTCGGCCCATCCCCAAAAGAATTGAGCAAAATTATACTCCATATTGTTATCACCTGGGCTGGCGTCCTCATGACTGCCATGGTATGGAGGGGAATACTTCCCAAGACATGCTTGATGAGGGTTAATCTCCCAGCTTGGGACAAACACCTAGTATTCCACCCGCTAATCCTGCTAGTAATTTTATCAATAAGCGCCTAAAACATAGCCGAAGTAATTCTTCCTTTGTAGAGGGGAACTCCAAGGTACACTACCCTAGATCTGGCTTTAGAGAATCCCAGAATGCGCTCTGTGCTCCTGATTCTAGTAGCTGATAAGTCCTTGGAAGGAACAAAGTAGCACTTGGTGTTGTTAATCCTATGACTAGAGACATTTTGGAAGGAGCTTAAGAATTCCTTAACAGTATTGAGCGATTCCCGGCTGCCATTGACAAACAACAATGTATCATCTGCGAACAATAAGTGAGAGATGAGGGGACAACCCCTCGGAGGGCTGAACGGCTTGCACCAACCTCTAACTACCAGCTGTCTGAAGGATCTGGAGAAGGCTTCCGCTGCAAGGATGAACAGCCCAGGGGAGATAGGGTCCCCCTAGCGTAAACCTCTAAAGGATTTGAAGAAACCCGCTGCCTCCCCGTTAATCAGGACCGAGAACCAACTACTACCCCAGCAGGTTTCCATAAGAGCAACCCATCTATCCCTAAACCCAAATTTGAGCAAGACCTGCTTGAGGAAGTTCCAATCAATCCTGTCATAAGCTTTTTCCAAGTCAAGTTTCAGAATGATATTCACGCCCCTAGTTTTCCTGTCGAGATTTTGCATTGCCTCCAGGGCCATCACAATGTTTTCAGTGATCGCTCTTCCTTTAACGAAAGCCCCCTGTTCCAATGAGATCAGTTTAGGGAGGACCTTGCTCAATCGTGAAGCGAGGATCTTGGAGAAAATTTTATAGATCACATTACACAAGCTAATTGGGTGGTAATTAGCAAATTTTGAGGCTTCGGAGGACTTTGGAATAAGACATATTAGAGATGCAGTAAAGGCTCTAGGGATCGCTTCTCTCGAGAACATGGAGCATGCAGCTTTGTGAATGTCTTCTCCCACCGTTGGCCAACACTcaatgaagaaggaagaagaaaacccaTCAGGGCCTGGGGCGCCATCTTTAGGGATGTCAAAGGCTGCAGACTGTGTCTCCTAAAAGGAAGGATTGACAAGTAATGCATTATTATCTTCCAAAAAGAGAATCCAAGGAATGACAGCAAGAAATATGCTAGGATCCATAGTAGGCTCTACGTGAAACAGCCTTTCAAAATGCTAAACTGCAGCAACCTTGATTTGGGCCTAGCCAGAGAAGGAAGTTCCACTATCGTCCTTAATCAAGCTAATTGTATTTCTCCTAACACGCTCACGAGCTGAAGTATGGAAGTGCTTTGTATTTTTATCCCCTTCCTCCAACCAAGAGTTCCTTGCTTTTTGTTTCTAGAAGATTTCCTCCATCAGCTCAAGGTGGGCCAGCTTTCTCCTGGCAGCTAGACTATCTTGGAAAGAATCCTTAGATCTAGAATTTTGTAGATGACCCTCCAAACAATCAACATCAGCCTCAGCTACCTTGATATGGTGGAAGATGTTCCCAAAAACCTCTTTATTCCATACTTTAAGTAATTGTTTGGTCTTTTTCAGCTTCAACTGCACATTTACCATGGGGTTGGTGGAGCACATTCCCTCCCACACCTTCTTAACAACCAGCTGGAAAGATTCGTGGAGAGTCCACATACGGAGGAAATGAAACGGACGGATGGAGGGCATTTGCTGAGGGGGAAATGTAAGTAACAATGGAGCATGATCGGAGTTGACCCGGGGAAGGTGTTCAACCCGGAAGGAGAGGAAGGCTTCCGCTCATCTATCGTTCATGAGAACTCCGTCCAACCTGGCCCATATTTTGTCATTCCTGGATCTGTTATTGCTCCATGTAAAGCTATTTCTTCCAACGAAACTTGCATCAAGTAGCCCAGCATGCAGAATAGCTGAAGCAAATTCTGACATGCTCAGCCTTCCCGCCACTCTGTTACTTTGACGCTCGCTTGCTACGGTGACTACATTGAAATCGCCTCCAACAGCCCATGGACCTGTGATGTTCCTGCTATGATTTTCCAGGTCCAACCAGAGGGACGTTCTGGATATATATGAACATTTAGCATATACAATGGACAGCAAAACAAGAAAACTACAATTCTGAAAAGAAATATGCAAAGAAAGAATTTAAGATGATTTAAAGTGCACCGTCGCATTGATTTGGTTTTGATAGTAAACCCAGATTTTACCCCCATCTTTGCCGTTCGATAACGAGGAGTGAAAACCCAACTTCAGACCAATGGCCACCCTCCGCTCCTCTCTGGTCATCGGTTCGAGGATAGCTAGTAGCAATGGGTTAAAATTCCTGATCAGCTTCTTTAGAGTTCTGATGGTAGGCTGGTTGCCTATCCCACGAGCATTCCAAATAAGGGCACTACCCATCAGTGACACACCCTGAGTTCATGGCCCTCCTCTTCAAGCGATGCAGTTTGCAGAACCACTCCCCTTCTTCAATCAGTCTAGCCACCTTCCTGTTGGATACCTTTCTCCGCTTACCTTTAATAGACCTACTGCCTGATATGATCCTTCCCGTGGCCTCATTTGTGCTTGTCGATGAGTCATTACCCTGTATGTAGGGGCTCTAATGAGGCTTGTGGCTTCTTGTATCTTCTAGATCAAAAGAGGAAATAGGCACCTGAGCATGTTGGGCTAGTTGGACTTAGGCATTGCCTGCAGATTTACTACCTGCTCCGTTTTCTTGCCCAAAGAAAGGGGATAGGTCAATCTCCAGGTGACCTGTGGGTTCTGCTTCCCTTCTAACGCCTTCCTGATTAGGAGTGAGCCACTCCCTTCTCAGCAGCTCAACACGCCGTTGTAGAGGGACATGAGTAGTACTCAATGTTTGAGGGTGAGAGTGCCGGCGGGTGGGAGAGCACCCAGCAAACTTTGCCTTCCATGTGGCCGCTTGTTCGCAACACCTATTGAAATTAAAAGGCCTCTCTACCCccgcagggggggggggggggggggtgtctgGACAGGTAGAGCATCCCTCTTGCAGATGGCATGATTCGCCTGACTGTTTGGGAACCTAGTATTAGCTTGGTCCACACAGTTAACAGGGGGCCTGCAGGTTACTTCAATCGCAGGGGAGCTGTTATTGGCCAGCTCCACATAGTCAGCGGGGTTCGTGTAGATGGCTTCATTCATAGGGAAGCTGTTACCTTCTTTCCTATGCAGAGGGGAGTTAGTACCTTCCTTAGATCTAAGCTGAAGATCTTGTGACTGCAGAGTTGCATGATCCACACATCTGTCTGGGACAGGGCAGCAATACCCGGCCCTTCCAGCATCTGGAACTAGAGGGGTCACTTCCTCCAGACTTCAATTGATGACAGACTTGGATAGGAGTGAGGATGGTGGGAGAAGGATTGGTTTGATGCGGATCTGAGACTCTAAGGGGGAGGGTGAGGTGAGGAGACTAGGTAGGGTGGTAGTTCAGATCCAGAATCAGGGGATCCACAGCACTCGGCCCCAGTTGTGGGGAGGATGGGTCGAAGGATGTTGAGCCAGTCAGAAGGAAAAGGTCAGGGTGATGGGAGGAGGGAATGATGGTTGCCATCGTGGGTGAATGAACCTGCTCTGATGGACTGGTAGTCACCTTGGCATTTCCACAAGCATCTGGTAGGCATATAGAAAGAGTAGGATTGTGTTTATAGAAGGACTTCTCCACCCATTCTCTGGTGGAATTGCAACCAGTGGGCTGCACATCTGGAGAGGAAAAATGGGTTATCTAGAATTTCGGTTTCTCCAAATAACCAATCACAGGGAAGGACAAACCATTTACCTTCAAATATCTCAAGCTGTGAATATCCAAATCCGGAGCCGGTCTGATTTTGACTCTGGCAAACGCCTGAAATATGCCCAGAGCTGTCACTGTGTCGATTTCCAGAACTTCCCCATATGATTTAGCAAACCCTTCGATGGTGCCCGGAACCATGCATGCGTAGGTATACCCACTAGCTGGATCCTATTGCCTTTGATTAGAGAGGTCGCTTGGGTGTACCAGGAACAAACCTCCGATAAACCCATCAAATGGTGTAGTTCCAGATCTGACGCAAAAGCATCCAACTCCATCCTAGATTTGAATTTGAGGAGGAATTTTCTCGAAGCAATCCTAGTGACATCGATTTGGGAACCAGCGAAAGGAGAGTTGTAGAGGGAGTCGATCAGGTGCAGGACGAAAACCTCCTTAGCACAGGAGGCAATGAGAGCCATGGAAAAGGGAACCTGCAATTTCTCGACCTCCCTGATGTCAGCCTCTATGACGAAAGGGTCTGGGCGCCGTTCGAGAATAGGGGCCTCTTTTACTTGCACCGAGGGTTTGTCTGGAACAGGGTGGCTTCGGACTGCTTCCGAGAAAGTTGGTTGAGGCGTTGCAGACGGAATCAATTGAGGGGGTGAATCCCTAATCGGAGCGACATTCCCCCTCTGATTTCTTGCCCAGGCTAACGTCACAGCACGGCCATCGATTCTTCTACCATGGAGGCACTTGGCGGCTTTGATCATTTCCCGTTCATAGCAAAATCGAATGAAAGCGAATCCTCGAGATGTCCTCCGAATTGGGTCTCTGGGAATGTATACATCGGCTATCTTCCCATATCTGCCAAAAATCCTGAGAAGATCATTTTCAGAGGTATCATATGTGAGGTTTGCAGCAAATACGGTAAAGGGAGGCTTTTGAGGGCATGCTCGTTTAGGGTTTACAGACACCCAGGGGCAGACGCACTCTCGCTCGCATTCCCCCATTACTTATCCGATTTCCAAGTAAAACTTGGGACTTGGTTAACTCGTCTAAGCCAAAATGTGTTAACCGAGTCTTGCAGGGGCAATTTGTCAttttaaagaataaaaaagaaagaagtaaGAGAAAGAAGTGGGATTGAAACAAGTCATGCATCTTCCTTTCTCTACATATTTCTCTATTGAAATTTTGAGCCCTTAATAAACCTAGATCAACtctaggtattagaaatttggatctaatactaCCGTTAATCTGTGCATTTTGTGAAAACATGTCAACAAAGATAGAAGAATCAAATAAACGATAACCAACTAAAGCACGAACACAAgatatttaacgtgaaaaactcttgtaaaaaaaaaatcatgacacaAAGCAATAGAAATCTAGTATAATCAAAGCCTTAGAGATTACACTACTCACCCCCTTCGATTAAAGACGAAACCCGAATCTCTCATTGTGATCCATAAAGAGAAAAACCCTAGTCCCTTGACAAAAATCCATTCCCAAGCCTTTATAAGCATTTAGAACCCTCTCAGCTCGCAAATTCCTTGCCCTTAAGAGAGAAAACAATCGTATTAATAAGCCCTAATTGTGATCGGACTTAAATACTCTGATTTGTGCTAACTTGCGTAACCTGTTCGGTCGGATTGATTGGGACCTTTAGTCGGACTGAACCAAACCGACTACACTTTTTGGTTGAACAAAAAAATATGCAAATCTTCACAGTGTGTAAACTGAgaatccattcaattttcagtAGGATTGAATTAAACATCGGTTGATCTAAGAAAGGGCTTCTCAGCATAGTAGATTGACAAAATCCAAGGCATCTTGCACAATACTCTCTTAAAAATATTTTTACTGATTTCGTTTACATAGAAATCATTtctagaacttttctcttttttgtGTCATTTCATGCTTTAGttgcttaaattttttttaatggtaggtatgaGCTTGAACCCGAGAACTCAATGTTGAATTGCActcacctaccattgaaatacatggTCAAAcccttcacatgaaattcatttAAGAAAAGTAGGATTCAAATAGAGTAGCATAAATATTAGGGTCCGTTTAATAGACATCTAAAACTATGTCTCATTTTAATTAATGATAATGATGTATTAGAGCATGATTATTGGTTAATAAGATTATTTTCAATTACTTATACAAAAAGGAATACAATATCTAAGTATATAATGAGAAATGCTCTAGCTTTCGTAGAGCATTAGAAGTAATAGTTGATGTAaagcaggtcgcggacacttCCATGTCCAAGATGTACTAGAGAAGGTCCGttcggaggcggaagtgatcgaGACTGTCAGATCCTTAAAAtcggcatatcttgcaaaccagaatgagttattcaatgtgccatatatgattttggggtaggagaagttactttagccacccaatcaTACTACGCCaagttgcccatgccaaatttgtgagattctatcagatcgatggtcaaaagtcctttttaattctgtttttactatttatagtaagttttagttcgatcataacttacTATTTTTGGAGGATAAGATGATTAACCCAAtcaggacacttactatttttggccgaaaacaatAAGGtcaagtagaaatcatgaccgtttataaatagtaagtttactttttatagtaagtcatgattttaaggagtttgagttgtagtttgattctgaaacttcttccaaggtttggtatcactatttaaaaggttgtaaactcgtttttaattaccaatcaatttatttccgatttatttataatttatttgtatttttatctctccttgtggattcgaggaatctctgcgaggagtctagagaagctccgtggatttagagtagttatccctttgaggaagacgatgatcgaccttaTCGCGCccatccctacgtcaattggtattagagcaaggACTCCACTTGAATTGATAGCAAATAACGACAGTACGGATCAAAATCTCATGGACAGTTAGCCAGGGAAtcattatcttttggaaagaatggaggctttccactgggagagtcaGTTAACCATAAAAGGGTtgcaggcaaccctcgaccgtcttgtTGATACGCTAATTCCACCCCGAGCCCAAGGCGATGCTCAACCGCCTGTGGTTGTTGTATCACACAATCCTGATTTCTGTAAAGCACTACCAATGGTGAATTGTAAGGCTATCCCAGACGATTCGAGCTCTAGCGATGAGGA
This window encodes:
- the LOC131244264 gene encoding uncharacterized protein LOC131244264; the protein is MPSIRPFHFLRMWTLHESFQLVVKKVWEGMCSTNPMVNVQLKLKKTKQLLKVWNKEVFGNIFHHIKETQSAAFDIPKDGAPGPDGFSSSFFIECWPTVGEDIHKAACSMFSREAIPRAFTASLICLIPKSSEASKFANYHPISLCNVIYKIFSKILASRLSKVLPKLISLEQGAFVKGRAITENIVMALEAMQNLDRKTRGVNIILKLDLEKAYDRIDWNFLKQVLLKFGFRDRWVALMETCWAEAFSRSFRQLVVRGWCKPFSPPRGCPLISHLLFADDTLLFVNGSRESLNTVKEFLSSFQNVSSHRINNTKCYFVPSKDLSATRIRSTERILGFSKARSRVFVPSWEINPHQACLGKYSPPYHGSHEDASPGDNNMEYNFAQFFWGWAEGKRKCHWIAWSKIARPIEEGGLGVRNLKDVLSTLHMKMAWNVKYGDKEGPWVAHMRTIYRGDLEDALAIRTSNHAPPYWKEIRNVLPIIARNAQ